The Thiogranum longum genome includes a region encoding these proteins:
- a CDS encoding glycoside hydrolase family 15 protein: MDEQSLTAGLTEVADHAPGKPGIPPTWSGGRKNAVGCSLGPSRLWFTLGRGIINEVYYPRVDLPQIRDLGFIVADGAGFWVEVKRLNAYTISQPEPGIPAYTLEHRHSRFTLTLRISPDAQRDVLLIECRLQGDKALRPFVLLAPRLGGTGYDNHAATAHYRGRRVLWAEQGPFGLALAAVDAHQHDAIQEASAGFVGSSDGWQDFNRNGSMRWRYQQAGPGNVALTGGLPRHSVLALGFASSRESAATVALSALPRDFGSPWQQQIDDWRNWHSDCGLRCALDLGLPNALHDELKISAMVLRTHQDQIFTGAMIASLSIPWGETRNKRGGYHLVWPRDLVESAGALLVLGADDKAREILRYLIATQLEDGHWYQNQWLGGKPFWQGTQLDEIAFPVLLAAELAARGALDGIEVGDMVCRALMFIAHNGPATDQDRWEENAGVNTFTLAICIAALVSGADFLDDPDRETALAIADFWNSRIESWTAVYNTALARQHGVNGYYIRTAPPKVIMDEEALSEQLPIKNRLQDPGLSAAEQISTDFLQLVRFGLRRADDPLVTDSVRVIDALLRVETPNGPAWYRYNGDGYGEHRDGSAFDGTGHGRPWPLLTGERGHYELLAGNDPLPYLGAMAAMTGLGGMLPEQVWDSEPVPKHRLYPGRATGSAMPLVWAHAEFIKLAYSRAAGHPVDRIDTVWRRYAGRRPKVDLAVWSPGAPVESMLLGESLCLCLPQPATIRFQIGNTGTTGTLHTTQAGLGMHRTTLPVEGLATGESIHFTIETDEVDGALQGNHRINIVSRALHG; encoded by the coding sequence ATGGACGAGCAATCACTCACCGCTGGGCTAACTGAAGTCGCTGACCACGCTCCCGGCAAACCCGGTATACCGCCCACCTGGAGCGGCGGACGCAAGAACGCCGTGGGTTGTTCGCTTGGCCCGTCACGCCTGTGGTTTACCCTCGGCCGCGGCATCATCAATGAAGTCTACTATCCACGCGTCGACCTGCCGCAGATCCGTGACCTCGGCTTCATCGTCGCCGATGGCGCCGGTTTCTGGGTGGAGGTCAAACGTCTGAATGCGTACACCATAAGCCAGCCCGAACCGGGCATCCCTGCCTACACGCTGGAACACCGGCACTCGCGTTTTACGCTGACACTGCGTATCTCACCCGACGCACAGCGTGATGTGCTGCTGATCGAATGCCGTCTGCAGGGTGATAAAGCACTGCGTCCCTTTGTACTGCTGGCGCCGCGACTGGGCGGAACCGGTTACGATAATCATGCAGCAACGGCACACTACCGTGGACGCCGTGTACTGTGGGCCGAACAGGGGCCGTTTGGCCTGGCACTGGCCGCTGTGGACGCACATCAGCATGACGCTATCCAGGAAGCCAGCGCCGGTTTTGTGGGTAGCAGCGATGGCTGGCAGGACTTCAATCGCAACGGCTCCATGCGTTGGCGTTACCAACAGGCCGGTCCCGGCAATGTTGCGTTGACCGGTGGTCTGCCCCGTCACTCAGTTCTGGCGCTCGGTTTTGCCAGCAGTCGCGAATCCGCTGCCACAGTCGCTCTTTCCGCCCTGCCAAGAGATTTTGGCAGCCCATGGCAGCAGCAAATAGATGATTGGCGTAACTGGCATTCAGACTGCGGCCTGCGTTGTGCACTCGACCTGGGCCTGCCCAATGCCCTGCACGATGAACTGAAAATCTCGGCAATGGTGCTGCGCACTCATCAGGACCAGATCTTTACCGGCGCCATGATCGCCAGCCTCAGTATTCCCTGGGGCGAAACGCGTAACAAGCGTGGCGGTTACCACCTGGTCTGGCCGCGTGACCTGGTGGAGAGTGCGGGTGCACTGTTGGTACTGGGCGCCGATGACAAGGCGCGTGAAATCCTGCGCTATCTCATTGCCACCCAGCTTGAAGACGGCCACTGGTACCAGAACCAGTGGCTGGGAGGGAAACCTTTCTGGCAAGGCACCCAACTCGATGAGATCGCCTTCCCGGTGTTGCTGGCGGCAGAACTGGCCGCGCGCGGTGCCCTGGACGGCATCGAGGTCGGTGACATGGTCTGCCGCGCGCTGATGTTTATTGCACATAATGGCCCTGCCACCGACCAGGATCGCTGGGAGGAAAATGCCGGCGTCAATACCTTCACCCTGGCGATCTGTATCGCCGCACTGGTCAGCGGCGCGGACTTTCTGGACGATCCGGACAGGGAAACGGCGTTGGCCATTGCTGACTTCTGGAACAGCCGGATCGAGTCCTGGACCGCTGTATACAACACTGCGCTGGCGCGACAACACGGCGTTAACGGCTATTACATTCGCACTGCCCCGCCGAAAGTCATTATGGATGAAGAAGCGCTAAGTGAGCAGTTACCGATCAAGAACCGGTTACAGGATCCCGGGCTGTCCGCAGCAGAACAGATCAGCACAGACTTCCTGCAACTGGTACGTTTCGGGCTGCGGCGTGCAGACGATCCGTTAGTCACTGACAGTGTCCGGGTTATCGATGCCCTGCTCAGGGTGGAGACACCGAACGGTCCGGCCTGGTATCGCTACAATGGCGACGGTTACGGTGAACACCGTGATGGGTCTGCATTTGATGGCACCGGTCACGGTCGCCCCTGGCCGTTGCTTACCGGAGAACGCGGCCACTACGAGTTGCTGGCCGGTAACGACCCCTTGCCATACCTGGGCGCCATGGCTGCGATGACAGGACTTGGCGGGATGCTGCCGGAACAGGTCTGGGACAGTGAACCTGTTCCCAAACACCGGCTGTACCCCGGTCGTGCGACAGGGTCAGCCATGCCGCTTGTGTGGGCTCATGCAGAATTTATCAAGCTGGCATATTCCCGCGCAGCCGGTCATCCGGTAGACAGGATCGATACGGTATGGCGCCGCTATGCTGGCCGGCGCCCGAAAGTCGATCTTGCGGTTTGGTCACCCGGGGCACCTGTTGAATCCATGCTACTCGGTGAGTCGCTGTGCTTGTGTCTGCCACAGCCCGCCACGATTCGCTTTCAGATCGGTAACACAGGCACGACCGGGACGTTGCACACAACACAGGCCGGTCTTGGCATGCACAGAACCACCTTGCCGGTTGAGGGGCTCGCTACCGGTGAATCAATACACTTTACCATCGAAACCGACGAGGTCGATGGCGCACTACAGGGCAATCACCGGATCAACATTGTCAGCCGCGCGCTTCACGGGTGA
- a CDS encoding dihydrolipoyl dehydrogenase family protein, with protein MAQQFDLVVIGSGTAATVSATHCRKAGWSVAVVDHRPYGGTCALRGCDPKKMLVAAAEVMDGIARMADVNVIQGKASIDWAALQRFKRSFTDPVPARREQMLQEQGISTFHGKACFTGIRQVQIGAETLDAKHIVIAAGAEPAPLPVDGAGHLMLSDAFLELETLPQRLVFVGGGFIGFEFAHVAARAGADVVILNRGPHPLKQFDPDLVAALVERTQALGIRVLCNHEVRAVEQTSDGYTVRAASPDGKAVFEAVNVIHSGGRVPAVSDLDLEAANIAHEGLRILRNDFFQSTSNPAVYVVGDAGAPPLPLTPVAALEAGAAAANLLEGNHATVDYTGIPTAVFTEPVLARVGLLEAEAKAHGLRYRVKHETVPGWYSARRINESCYAFKVLVEDGSERVLGAHVVGPGAVEIINLFGLAMRTGLKATDLAYATFTYPTSASDLESMLP; from the coding sequence ATGGCACAACAATTCGATCTTGTCGTTATTGGCAGCGGCACCGCGGCTACTGTGAGCGCGACACACTGCCGTAAGGCCGGCTGGTCCGTCGCCGTTGTCGACCATCGTCCCTATGGCGGCACCTGTGCACTGCGCGGCTGCGACCCGAAGAAAATGCTGGTTGCAGCTGCCGAAGTCATGGACGGTATAGCCCGCATGGCGGATGTGAATGTCATTCAGGGGAAAGCGAGCATCGACTGGGCGGCATTGCAACGCTTCAAGCGCTCGTTCACCGACCCGGTGCCCGCGCGGCGCGAGCAGATGTTGCAGGAACAGGGTATCTCGACCTTTCACGGCAAAGCCTGCTTTACAGGCATCCGGCAGGTTCAGATCGGCGCCGAGACCCTGGATGCAAAGCATATCGTCATTGCAGCCGGTGCGGAACCGGCGCCACTACCCGTCGATGGTGCCGGGCACCTGATGTTGAGTGACGCCTTCCTTGAACTCGAGACGCTGCCACAGCGGCTGGTATTTGTCGGCGGCGGCTTTATCGGCTTCGAATTCGCGCATGTGGCCGCGCGCGCGGGCGCCGATGTCGTTATCCTCAACCGCGGCCCACATCCACTCAAGCAGTTTGATCCGGACCTTGTCGCTGCACTCGTCGAACGAACTCAGGCGCTGGGGATCAGAGTGCTGTGCAATCACGAAGTCAGGGCAGTTGAACAAACCAGCGACGGTTACACCGTTCGCGCCGCCAGCCCGGATGGTAAGGCTGTTTTTGAAGCGGTCAATGTCATCCACAGCGGGGGACGTGTGCCGGCGGTTAGCGATCTCGACCTCGAAGCTGCGAATATCGCTCACGAGGGGCTGCGTATTTTGCGCAACGACTTTTTTCAGAGCACGTCCAATCCGGCGGTTTATGTCGTCGGCGATGCCGGCGCCCCGCCATTGCCGCTTACGCCTGTTGCTGCACTGGAAGCCGGCGCTGCTGCCGCCAATCTGCTGGAAGGGAATCACGCCACAGTCGACTACACAGGCATACCGACCGCGGTGTTCACGGAACCGGTGCTCGCACGGGTCGGTCTGCTGGAAGCAGAGGCGAAAGCACACGGACTCAGGTATCGCGTAAAGCACGAGACTGTTCCGGGCTGGTACAGTGCACGACGCATAAACGAATCGTGCTATGCATTCAAGGTGCTGGTCGAGGATGGGAGCGAGCGCGTGTTAGGCGCCCACGTAGTCGGTCCCGGTGCCGTCGAAATCATCAACCTGTTCGGGCTTGCCATGCGCACCGGCCTCAAGGCTACGGATCTCGCTTACGCCACCTTTACCTATCCAACCAGCGCATCTGACCTCGAATCGATGTTGCCATGA